Proteins found in one Malassezia vespertilionis chromosome 5, complete sequence genomic segment:
- the DPH2 gene encoding Diphthamide biosynthesis protein 2 (COG:J; EggNog:ENOG503NUDH): MASTAFSTTDAAIIAHTVELDSDAVQATAAHTGKGIEAVYDVVCTAEQLLFDGSELIAPPFQRVALQFPDEALSDSVPLFYALNRELARICAEHDLVPPRLYILADTSYGSCCVDEVAAAHVQADVVVHYGHACLSRTAKIPALYTFPKYDVDVGAAVHGLLDAARFFTESRAILLTYDVAYAHAIESIYTTLQAQWPWPNVPLILSRADTQCNYRDRLAARRTAFQGTAPAAPHKSALSTSLLGASRQFTLPSGVQLSDTAALYVGCESRALTHLLLALGSQYPVASYDPQTKRVRTETGKTNRLLMRRYATIQKARDASVVALVVGTLGVHAYLPLLKELRRILTSPVSRRKVYTISVGKLNPAKLANFQEIDAFVLVACPENSLLDTKEFMRPIITPWEMMLAVQAHGGREVVWTGDYELNLDAVVHDALRADTQRSDDDTPHFSFATGTYVSRTRYGSAQNTHDDTAPLSHALARIDVAPHELAVRDPKSGKLLKVLDSASLAHSQHRTWHGLDSEEGADRPVAILEQGTAGFAQRYRAAEDQAPGAGEASL, encoded by the coding sequence ATGGCGTCCACGGCCTTTAGCACGACGGACGCTGCGATCATTGCGCATACTGTAGAGCTGGACAGCGATGCAGTACAAGCAACTGCAGCGCATACAGGGAAAGGTATAGAAGCAGTGTATGATGTTGTATGCACTGCAGAGCAGCTGCTTTTTGACGGAAGCGAGTTgattgcgccgccgttccagcgcgtggcaCTCCAGTTTCCCGACGAAGCGCTGTCCGATTCCGTGCCGCTCTTTTATGCACTGAATCGGGAGCTTGCGCGAATATGTGCAGAGCACGATCTTGTACCTCCCCGTTTGTACATTCTTGCCGACACAAGCTACGGAAGCTGCTGCGTTGACGAagtcgccgctgcgcatgtACAAGCAGACGTAGTCGTGCACTACGGGCATGCGTGCTTGAGCCGCACGGCCAAGATTCCTGCGCTGTACACGTTTCCAAAGTACGACGTGGACgtgggcgctgcggtgcacgggctgctcgacgcggcgcgcttctttACTGAATCGCGTGCCATTCTTCTTACGTACGACGTTGCCTACGCCCACGCTATCGAATCCATCTATACCACATTGCAGGCGCAATGGCCATGGCCCAATGTGCCGCTTATTCTCTCGCGCGCAGATACGCAGTGCAATTACAGAGACAggcttgcggcgcgacgcacagcgTTCCAAGGCACGGCAcccgcggcgccgcacaaaaGCGCCTTATCTACCTCGCTGCTAGGCGCATCCCGCCAATTTACCTTGCCTAGCGGTGTGCAGCTTTCAGACACTGCGGCTTTGTACGTGGGCTGCgaatcgcgcgccttgaCCCACTtgcttcttgcgctcggctCGCAGTACCCCGTCGCCAGCTACGACCCGCAAACAAAACGCGTACGCACGGAAACAGGCAAGACAAACAGGCTGCTGATGCGGCGGTATGCTACTATTCAAAAAGCACGCGACGCTTCGGTGGTGGCGCTTGTCGTGGGCACACTAGGCGTACATGCCTACCTTCCCCTCCTCAAAgaactgcgccgcattttgACCTCGCCCGTTTCACGGCGCAAAGTGTATACCATCAGTGTTGGCAAGCTCAACCCTGCTAAGCTCGCCAATTTTCAAGAGATCGATGCGTTTGTGCTGGTTGCCTGCCCCGAAAACTCATTATTGGATACCAAGGAATTCATGCGCCCCATTATCACGCCGTGGGAAATGATGCTTGCCGTACAGGCACATGGCGGCCGCGAGGTTGTATGGACAGGTGACTACGAACTTAACTTGGATGCCGTtgtgcacgatgcgctgcgcgcagatACCCAACGAAGCGACGACGACACGCCGCACTTCTCGTTTGCTACAGGCACCTATGTTTCTCGCACTCGCTACGGGTCTGCGCAAAACACACATGATGACACTGCCCCTCTTTCACAcgcactcgcgcgcatcgacgtcgcgccgcacgagctTGCCGTTCGCGATCCCAAGTCTGGCAAACTGCTCAAGGTGCTGGATAGCGCATCCCTCGCGCACAGTCAGCACAGGACATGGCACGGACTGGATAGTGAAGAAGGTGCAGACCGTCCTGTAGCGATCCTCGAGCAGGGCACGGCGggcttcgcgcagcgctacCGCGCTGCGGAGGACCAAGCCCCAGGCGCTGGCGAGGCCTCGTTGTAG